The Thiomicrorhabdus aquaedulcis sequence TCCATAAGAATGGCCGCTGGGTTATAGCGTTGGCATTGGGTAATCGCTTCACGTCCATTGGATGCCACTTTAGTGTAATACCCCATTCTGTTCAGCAACATCACCGCTACTTTTTGATTAGAAATATTGTCGTCCACCACCAGCACCAAATACTGGCTTTCGGTCTGCTCTTGAGTAGAGTTTGCCGCAGTTTCACAATCACCCAATTGGAAAGAGCCAACCAGAGCATCCATGCTTTTTGCTACATCCCCTAAATATTCGGCCAAAGAAGCATTTTCTAACACCAAGGTCGAGTTTTCACTGGCCGACTGCTCAAGACTGATAATGGATTGATTAACCTCATGAATCTGCTCGGCTTGTTGGTGCGCATTGTGCGAAATGTGACGAATATTGACGGTCATATCAGTCACTTGAGAAATAATGGCTTGCAAGGATGCACCCGTAGCCTCAACTTTCTGAGTACCTTGTGCAATTTTTTCGGCGGTCATTCCAATTAAACCATTAATTTCGCGTGCCGCATCAGCAGATTTTTGTGCCAAATTACGCACTTCACCAGCCACTACCGCAAATCCTCGACCATGTTCACCGGCTCTGGCGGCTTCAACGGCCGCATTAAGCGCCAATAAATTGGTTTGAAAAGCGATACTGTCAATTAAGGTAACAATACCGGTAATTTTTTGGCTAACCTCGGCAATCTCACTCATGGCAGAAATGGCTTCTTGCATGTTGCGATTACTGGCCTGCACTCCCGCTTCGGTTTGTATGGCGAGTTGATTAGAAACCTTAGCTTGCTCGGTCGTTTCAGTGACTTTTTGGGTTAGTAAATTCATCGATACAGCGGTTTTTTGCAGTTCATCTGCCTGATTTTTAATTGAATTTGATAAAATTACATTACTTTCAGACACATGCTCTGCCGAGTGCGCAACTTCCTTGGCTTGATTATTAAAACCACAAAAAGAAGTTCTTAACGACTCTATGCCAGCGCCTAAGCTTTTAATGGTCCAACCGTATTGTCCAAAATGCTGACTTTGCGCTTTAAGCGTTAGATTTTTAGCCGGTAACCCACCAATTAATATAGAAATATCACTCAGCGTTTTTTGCAGATTGCTCATGAGCGCGTTAATGTCTGTGCATAGATCGTGATAAAACCCAGTCAGTGAAGACGCGTCTACACGCGAATGCAGCTTGCCCTGACTGGCGTTAGTCACAAGATTTTTAATGCTTTGCTGCACAAACAATTCTTGAAAAATATCTTGCCATTCAATGGCTACACCCAACGACTTACCATGGCTGTCAAAAATGGGTGACATGGACAATTGCACTTCGGCTGAATAAAAATTAAATTTAAAGATTTTGGGCTCTTTTAAATCTAAACAAGCCATTAAAATATTGGCATCATTTCTAAACAAACAGCCTATGTTTTTACCGGTTAGTTTGTTTAAGTTAAAGTCAGAAACCTCTTTTTGAATAATCGCTTCTATGGGTTTTAAAAATTCCACTAGCGATTGATTCATAAACACAATGGTGCCATTTTGATCAGAAAGCATAATGTAGGTTTTTAAATCATCCATACCCGATTTCATGCGTTGCGAAAAACGTGCTTCAGTATCAATTAGATTTTGTTGAGCGCCCAAACGTATTTGCATGGTTTTTAAACGGCGGTTCATGGTGCCGGCTGTATTAGCACCGTGAGTATTGATGCGGCCATTTAATTGCCCATTGGTTAACTCATCCACCGCTTTTATGGCATCTTGAATACGGTTTAAATAGTAAATAACATGCATTGCGGATAAAAGCGTTAATACAACAACCGCAATGTTTAAGAACTCGTAATTAATATCAAAGAAAAAAGACAAAATTTCATTCAATATGGCAATTAACGTGGCTGGAATAATGGTAATCAAAGGCGGCCAATGCGCCAGTGGGTTTAGGCGTTGATAGAGCGAGTCTGGCACCCCGTTATGCAATTTTACTTTTCCGGCTTTAATCGCCGCATAAGCCGCCTCGGCCTCTTTAATTTGTTCGCGCGTTGCCTGAACTCTAACGCTGATATATCCGGTAATTTTGTCATTTTCAATAATGGGCGTCGCATTAGCTTCAACCCAATAAAAACCACCGTGTTTGCGTCGATTCTTAACAATTTGATTCCACGGACGACCACTTTCAATGGTGCCCCAAAAATCTGCAAACACTTGTTCTGGCACATCAGGATGACGTAATATGTTATGCGGCTCACCCAGTAACTCTTCCAACTCAAAACCGCTGGATGTTACAAAAGCTTCATTAGCGTAGATAATAGAACCCTGTAAATCGGTTTTGGAAACCAGCATTTGGCCTTCTGGAATGATGTATTCATCATTTATAACTGGCTGATTATTTCGCATAACGTATCCTTATTTTTCTTAAAAAGATTAAAACTTTTGCACGAATTTGGATCTATATAACAATAAAAAATTACCTTATGGTACAACGAAAACCCGCAAAACGTTAGCCATTTTTACACCCTAAACAGGTAACTATGCCGCCAATTTATTCGTACTAAAAACTTTGTAAACACTATGGCAAAATTAACACCAATTTACCGAGGTTTTCATGCGTTTGATTACGAATAACTTCATACACTCATTTACTTATGCAAAGGTCTAAAGATGTCTAAAGAAGCTTAATACGATTTAAGGCTGCTTTAAACTATGGTTTAATAAAACCTATTAGAGACCTTTGCACGAGAGGGGTACGAGAAAAAAATGAGGAAAAATTTACCTGATTGAGGCGGGAAACGCAGTGAATAGCTGGCTATTCACAAGTTTTCCAACGAAAAGCAGAGAAATTTTAACCATTTTTGGCCGTACATCCACTCGTGCAAAGGTCTCTATTAATAAAGTTGTTCACTAAAACTGTTAATAAAACTGTTAATAAATCCAAAAAAGGAAACCGTATGTTTGAAAGCGCATTTTTAGAGCTCAGCATGTTGTTAACGGTTTCAGCTGT is a genomic window containing:
- a CDS encoding methyl-accepting chemotaxis protein, producing MRNNQPVINDEYIIPEGQMLVSKTDLQGSIIYANEAFVTSSGFELEELLGEPHNILRHPDVPEQVFADFWGTIESGRPWNQIVKNRRKHGGFYWVEANATPIIENDKITGYISVRVQATREQIKEAEAAYAAIKAGKVKLHNGVPDSLYQRLNPLAHWPPLITIIPATLIAILNEILSFFFDINYEFLNIAVVVLTLLSAMHVIYYLNRIQDAIKAVDELTNGQLNGRINTHGANTAGTMNRRLKTMQIRLGAQQNLIDTEARFSQRMKSGMDDLKTYIMLSDQNGTIVFMNQSLVEFLKPIEAIIQKEVSDFNLNKLTGKNIGCLFRNDANILMACLDLKEPKIFKFNFYSAEVQLSMSPIFDSHGKSLGVAIEWQDIFQELFVQQSIKNLVTNASQGKLHSRVDASSLTGFYHDLCTDINALMSNLQKTLSDISILIGGLPAKNLTLKAQSQHFGQYGWTIKSLGAGIESLRTSFCGFNNQAKEVAHSAEHVSESNVILSNSIKNQADELQKTAVSMNLLTQKVTETTEQAKVSNQLAIQTEAGVQASNRNMQEAISAMSEIAEVSQKITGIVTLIDSIAFQTNLLALNAAVEAARAGEHGRGFAVVAGEVRNLAQKSADAAREINGLIGMTAEKIAQGTQKVEATGASLQAIISQVTDMTVNIRHISHNAHQQAEQIHEVNQSIISLEQSASENSTLVLENASLAEYLGDVAKSMDALVGSFQLGDCETAANSTQEQTESQYLVLVVDDNISNQKVAVMLLNRMGYYTKVASNGREAITQCQRYNPAAILMDIEMPGMSGIDATHAIRKMGYQKPILAYTGHGPDFEKTIYAAGMKDIIHKPLKPEELITKLNKVGCPPNTHSKVAVQCRREKLIAKSDLAKQFDAMVKAHLGWKSKIRSFIDGAEIGVTYENAIDHTACALGKWYYGANGQAFMHLPAMKALGEEHSMMHCLIKNIMDAFSIDDYETLEKGINELDTQSDKVVELLGQLIEQTAA